AAGGTCGTGAACGCCGTCGGCCACGCGTTCCAGAAGCCAAAGCCCCCTGAGGAGGGTCTGGGCCCCGCTGGTCTCGGAAGCCTTGCCGCCGCGCCCCTTCATAGCTCCCATTATATGGGATAAGGCCGGAGCTTGACACTATATGGGACTGAGGTGTATATAGTGGGACGAAGGGAAAGGTGGTGGAGATGAAGCGGATAGCGGCGGCGTTGGCGGCGGTTTTGGGGCTGGCCTTGGCCCAGACCTACACCCTGCGCTTCAACCACGTCCTGGGCCCCAACCACCCCTACCACGCGGGCTTCCAGGCCTGGGCCGAACGGGTGGCCCAAAGGACGGGCGGGGATCTTCGGATCCTGGTCTTCCACAGCTCCCAGCTGGGCATTGAGGAGGACATCATCGAGCAGCTCCGCCAGGGCATCCCCCTGGGGCAGAACACCGACGGGGCCCGCCTCGGCAACTATGTGAAGGAGCTCGGCGTCTTCAACGGCCCCTATTTTGTAGAGAGCTACGAGGAGGTGGAAAAGCTCGCCAGCCTGCCCGTGGTCCAGGGCTGGGTTGAGCGCCTGGCCAAGCAGTATGGGATCCGGGTGGTCTGCTTCAACTGGGTCCAGGGCTACCGCCACTTCATGACCAATAAGCCCGTGCGCCGGCCCGAGGACCTCAGGGGCCTCAGGATCCGTACCCCGCCCGCTCCCGTCTGGCAGGAGTCCGTGCGGGCCCTGGGCGCGACCCCGGTGGCCCTCCCCTTCGGCGAGATCTACTCTGCCCTCCAGCAGCGGGCCATCGACGGGGCCGAGCTGGTTTACGCCAACATCCCCGACATGAGCCTGTGGGAAGTGCTGAGGTACGTCAACGAGACCAAGCACTTCCTCCTCATCAACTTCCAGGTGGTGGGGGAGGCCTGGTACCAGCGCCTGCCCGCCAACTACCGGCAGATCCTGCGGGAGGAGTGCGTGCGCGCCGGGCGGGAGACCTCCATGCGGATCCAGCAGGAGGAGGCCCGCATCAAGCAGCTCGTCCAGCAGCGGGGCATGACCATCGTGAGCGACGTGGACCTCGCCGCCTTCCGCAAGGCGGCGGAGACCGCCTACGAGCGGCTCGGCCTCAAGGCGGTGCGGGACGCCCTCTACCAGGCCTTGAGGAAGTAGCCCTTCGGCCCCCCGGCCTCCGGGGGGCCTTTTTGCCGCACATGAGCAGACCAGCGAACGTTCTTCAGCGCGTGGAAGAGTTTCTGGCCAAGGCCTTTCTCCTCGCCTCCACCCTCATCGTCTTCGCCGGGGGGGTGGGACGCTTTCTTGGGCATCCCCTGGACTGGTCCATAGACCTGGCCACCTTCACCTTCGCTTGGGCGGTGTTCCTGGGCGGGGACCTCGCCCTCCGGGAGAACCGGCACGTGGCCGTGGAGAACCTCCTCCACCTCCTGCCCCCGGGGGCGAGGCGGTGGGCCAGGGTGGGGGTCTGGCTTCTCGTCGCCCTCTTCCTGGCCCTCTTCTTCGTCTACAGCCTTCAGGCGGCTTACCAGACCCGCTTCCGGAGCTTCCAGGGGATCCCCGGCTTCAGCTACGCCTGGGTCACCTTGAGCGCGAGCGCGGGGAGCCTCCTCATGCTCCTCACCGCCTTAGGGAGGCTCCGCCAGGCCCTAAAGGAGTAGCCATGCTGCTGAGCTTTGCGGTGTTTTTGCTCCTCCTTCTTCTGGGGATGCCCGTGGTGTTCGCCATCGGGATCGGGGGGCTCGTCTTCTTCCTCACCCAG
The sequence above is drawn from the Thermus thermophilus HB8 genome and encodes:
- a CDS encoding C4-dicarboxylate TRAP transporter substrate-binding protein, producing MKRIAAALAAVLGLALAQTYTLRFNHVLGPNHPYHAGFQAWAERVAQRTGGDLRILVFHSSQLGIEEDIIEQLRQGIPLGQNTDGARLGNYVKELGVFNGPYFVESYEEVEKLASLPVVQGWVERLAKQYGIRVVCFNWVQGYRHFMTNKPVRRPEDLRGLRIRTPPAPVWQESVRALGATPVALPFGEIYSALQQRAIDGAELVYANIPDMSLWEVLRYVNETKHFLLINFQVVGEAWYQRLPANYRQILREECVRAGRETSMRIQQEEARIKQLVQQRGMTIVSDVDLAAFRKAAETAYERLGLKAVRDALYQALRK
- a CDS encoding TRAP transporter small permease translates to MSRPANVLQRVEEFLAKAFLLASTLIVFAGGVGRFLGHPLDWSIDLATFTFAWAVFLGGDLALRENRHVAVENLLHLLPPGARRWARVGVWLLVALFLALFFVYSLQAAYQTRFRSFQGIPGFSYAWVTLSASAGSLLMLLTALGRLRQALKE